The DNA segment CAGCGGGAGATCGAGGCCGAGCTGGAGCGAGCAGCGACGGCCACGAGTGACGggtggggaccccaaacccccctgagccccaaaacccccctggatcccccaaaacccccctggaACCCCGAAACTCCCCTGGATCcctcccaaaacccccctgAGCCCTGAAACCCCCCTggatccccccaaaaccccctggaaTCCCGAAACCCCCTctggaaccccccaaaaaaaccctggagccccccaaaacccccctggatcccccaaaacccccctggaTCCCCGAAACCCCCCTGtatccccccaaaacccccctgagCCCTGAAACCCCCCTggatccccccaaaacccccctggatccccccaaaacccccctgtaACCCCGAAACCCCTctggaaccccccaaaaaaacccctggagcccccaaaaacccccctggatccccccaaaaaccccctgGAACCCCCCCTGGATCCCTCCAAAAccccctggaaccccaaaaaccccctctggaaccccccaaaaaaaccctggagccccccaaaacccccctggatccccccaaaaaccccctgGAACCCCCTCAAAAGCCCCCTGGAtagccccaaaaccccctggaaCACCGAAACCCCCCTggatcccccccaaaaccccctggaaCCCCGAAACCCCCCTgagccccaaaacccctggAACCCCGAAACCCCCCTggatcccccccaaaaacccccctgagccccaaaaccccctggatccccccaaaacccctggaACCCCGAAACCCCACTGGaaccccccagaaccccctggatccccctaaaacccccctgggtCCCTGAAACCCCctggaaccccccaaaaacccccctgagccccaaaacccccctggatccccccaaaacccccctggaaccccccaaaacccccctctggatccccccaaaaccccctggaaccccaaaacccctctggaactccccaaaaaaaccctggagccccccaaaacccccctggaaccccccaaaaaccccctgGAACCCCCCCTGGATCCCTCCAAAAccccctggaaccccaaaaccccctctggaaccccccaaaaaaaccctggagccccccaaaacccccctggaacccccaaaaccccccaaatttccccaataCTCCCCAACCcgacaccccaaacccccctgacaccccaaatcccccaaaccccccccccgCCAAGCTCCCGGAGCCCCCCCAAATCTTTTGATCCCCGCAGGGCtccggggggggtcccgggggtcccgggggtcccggggggctcTGGCCGAGGCCgagcgggagcggggccggcgccgggagcggcagcggcgccTGCGGAGCTTCCTGGCTGCCAAGGAGAgaccccggccccgcccgggtACCCGCGGGCacctgggggcaactgggggcaactgggggtGCTTGGGGGCAagtgggggcacctggggggcaACTGGGGCAACTGGGAGTGcttgggggcacctgggggccGACTGGGGGCCGACTGGGGGCAACTGAGGGTCTCTGGGGGGCAACTGGGGGTGCTTGGGGGCAagtgggggcacctggggggtgTCTGGGGGCAACTGAGGGTCTCTGGGGGGCAACTGGGGGTGCTTGGGGTCAGCTGGGGGCActtgggggcacctggggggtgTCTGGGGGCAACTGAGGGTCTCTGGGGGGCAACTGGGGGTGCTTGGGGGCAAgtggggggcacctgggggctgACTGGGGGCATCTGGGGGTGCTTGGGGGGCAACTGGGGGTGcttgggggcacctgggggccGACTGGGGGCAACTGAGGGTCTCTGGGGGGCAACTGGGGGTGcttgggggcacctgggggggtGCCTGGGGGCAACTGAGGGTCTCTGGGGGGCAACTGGGGGTGcttgggggcacctgggggccGACTGCGGGCAACTGAGGGTCTCTGGGGGGCAACTGGGGGTGCTTGGGGGCAagtgggggcacctgggggccAACTGGGGGCAACTGAGGGTCTCTGGGGGGCAACTGGGGGTGCTTGGGGGCAagtgggggcacctgggggctgACTGGGGGCAtctgggggtctctggggggcAACTGGGGGTGCTTGGGGTCAAAGTGGGGGGCACTTGGGGGCACCTGTGGGGTGCCTGGGGGCAACTGAGGGTGCTTGGGGGGCAACTGGGGGTGCTTGGGGGCAACTGGGGGTAcctggggggtgcctggagGCATCTGGGGGTGCTTGGGGGCAACTGGGGGTGCTTGGGGGCAAGTGGGGGCActtgggggcacctggggggtgcctgggggCAACTGAGGGTCTCTGGGGGGCAACTGGGGGTGCTTAGGGGGCAAgtggggggcacctgggggccgactggggggtgcctgggggCAACTGAGGGTGCTTGGGGGGCAATTGGGGTGGGGTGCTTAGTGTGGGGCAagtgggggcacctgggggccAACTGGGGGGGTGCCTGGGGGCAACTGAGGGTCTCTGGGGGCCAACTGGGGGTGCCTGGGGTCAAGTGGGGGCATCTTGGGTTGCTTGGGGGGCAACTGGGGGCAACTGGAGGCAACTGGGAGTATTTGGGGGTGCCTGGGGCATctgggggcattttgggggcATCTTGGGTTGCTTGGTGGGCAACTGGGGGCATCTGGGGGTGCTTGGGGGCACTCTGGGGGCAACAGGGAGGCAACTGGGGGGGATTAGGGGGCAACTGGGGGTGCTTGGGGGGGCATCCTGGGGGGCACTTTGGGGGGActtgggggcacctgggggcaactggggggGGActtgggggcacctgggggcaacTAGGGGTGCTTGAGGGGCAACTGGGGGATGCTTGCGGCATTTGGGGGCatcctggggggcacctgggggcaactgggggtGCTTGGGGGGCAACTGGGGGGGGtccccagagctccctggctgccttggggaggattttgggggtccccaggtgcccccaagCCCTGGTTCACGGAtgtcccccccccccagcacGGCCCCACCCGaagccccgggaccccccagaaacgcccggggacccccctgagggggtgggggaggggctggagccccccaaaaatgaggaggaggaggaggaggaggaggaggaagagaccTGGATGGATGGTAAGGGGGGGCCTGgggggggctctgaggggtcccatggtgattttgggggttcagggggggcTCCCATTGTGATTTTTGGGGCTCCCATgttgatttttgggggttcaggtGGGTCCCCATAGTGATTGTGGGGGTTCAGGGTGAGCTCCCatggtgatttttggggttcagggtggGTTCCCATGGTGATTTTTGGGGCTCCCATGGTGATTCCTGGGGTTCAGGGAGATCCCATtttgattttggggttcaggggttcCCCatggtgatttttggggttcagggtggATTCCCATGGTAATTTTTGGGGCTCCTAtgttgatttttggggttcaggggtttCCATGGTGATTCCTGGGGTTCAGGGGGATCCCATTttgattttgggggttcaggggttTCCCATGGTGATTTCTGGGGTTCAGGGTGGGTTCCCATGGTGATTCCTGGGTTCAGGGGGATCCCAttgtgattttggggttcaggggtttCCCATGGTGATTTCTGGGGTTCAGGGAGTTCCCATgctgatttttggggtgcaggggagGCCCAGACCTTCTCCCAGTTCCTGCTGCTGACGGAGCAGCAccggcagctccaggagctgcagcagcaggtggagcaggtgggaccccaaaacccctccagcaccccaaaacctctccagacaccccaaaatctccttgCATCCCAAATATCCCCCCCACCCCGTTCCCCCAATTTCACCCTTCAGGGACCCCAGTATCCCCCTGAGAGCCCCCAGAACCTCTccagacaccccaaatcccctcccaacaccccaaaatccccccaaaccccccaaaactgcctccCATCACCCAAAAACCCTTCCCAGCACGCCAAATCCCCTCtcaacaccccaaaacccccccaaacccccccaaaacccttcccaacaccctaaatccccccaaatcccctcccaacaccccaaaacccccccaaacccccccaaaaccgcctcccagcaccccaaaaccctgccaaacccccccaaaacccttccCAACACCCTAAATCCccctcagcaccccaaaaccctaccaaacccccccaaaacccttccCAACACCCTAAATCCCCACAAATCCCTTccaacaccccaaaaccctgccaatcccccccaaaacccttcctaacaccccaaatcccctcccagcaccccaaaaccctgccaaacccccccaaaaccgcctcccagcaccccaaaaccccgccaaaccccccaaaatccttccCAACACcctaaatcccccaaatcccctcccagcacccaaaaccccaccaaagcccccaaaactgcctccCAGCCCAAAACCCTGccaatcccccccaaatcccctcccaacaccccaaaaccccgccaaaccacccaaaaaccctTGCCAAcaccctaaatccccccaaatcccctcccaacaccccaaaaccctgccaatcccccccaaaactgcctcccagcaccccaaaaccccgccaaacccctcaaaacctTGCCAAcaccctaaatccccccaaatcccctcccaacaccccaaaaccctgccaaaccccccaaaacccttcctaacaccccaaatcccccccaacaccccaaaaccctgccaATCCCCCCCAGAACCgcctcccagcaccccaaaacctgcccaaAATCCCTCCAGCCAAAACCCCTCCAGAgcctccaaatcccccccaaatcgcccccaaaccccctccccagctccggGCAGCGGTGGCTGCTGCCGAGACCCCCGAGGAGCcggggggacccccgggggaCCCCGAATTTGAGATCCGGGAGCTGCGGGAGCAGGAAcggcaggggagggaacagctggagcagctgcggGCGGGTACGGGGGGGAACCCCCACCTGGGGGAGACTGGGGGTCCGGGGGGGcgatttggggtctgggggtggaatttggggtcctggagggggaaatttggggtctgggaggggaaatttggggtctgggaggggggatttggggtcttggaggggaaatttggggtctgggggtggaATTTGGCGTCCTGGAGGGGAAATCTGGGGTCTGGgagggggggatttggggtcctggagggggaatttggggtctgggggtggaatttggggtcctggaggggaaatttggggtctgggaggggggatttggggtcatggAGGGGTaatttggggtcccgggggggaatttggggtcctggaggggaaattttgggtctgggggtggaatttggggtcctagagggggaatttggggtctgggggtggaatttggggtcctggaggggaaatttggggtctgggaggggaaatttggggggtcctgggggggaaTTTGGAGTCTGGGGTGGAATTTGGGGTCTGgaaggggaatttggggtctgtggggggCAATTTGGGTTCCTggagggggaatttggggtcctAGGGGGCGATTTGGGGCTGAGGGGGGGGGGGCAATTTCGGGTCTGGAGGAGGAGTTTGGGGACCTGCAGGGGCATTTGGGGGTTTATGGGGAGTtttttgggggtctgggggagcAATTTGGGATCCTagagggggaaatttggggtctggggggcgATTTGGGGTCCTGAGGGGCAATTTATGGGTCTGGGGGTGGaatttggggtcctgggggggcaatttggggtctctgggggcaatttggggtcctggaggggggaatttgggggtctGGGGTGGAATTTGAGGCTGGGGGGGGGCAATTTGGGCTCTGGgggttgattttggggtcctGAGGGGTATTAggggggttatgggggttttttgggtccTGAGGGGGCAATTTTGGGTCTGGGGGTTGAGTTTTGGGGTCCTGAGGGGTATTAggggggttatgggggtttttttgggtccTGAGGGGGCAATTTTGGGtctggggggcttttttttgggCTCCCGAAGGGCAGTTAAGGCTCCGGGGGGGTGGAATTTAGGGTCTGGGGGGACAATTTGGGGCTTGCGGGGGCAGGGGGTGGGGGGCCCAttttgggtctgggggtgtaATTTGGGCTcggggtggtttttttttgggctCCTGAGGGACAGTTAGGGCTCCGGGGAGTGgaatttggggtctgggggtggaatttggggttctgggggggcaattttggggtcctgggaggGGCAatttggggtcctggggtgtAATGTGGGGGGGACACGCAGGTTTTTGGGGTCCGCCCTGATTTTGGGGGGAGGTCTCACGGGTGtgtcttcccccccccccccccagggctgggggagctgctggcccagctggaggaggggcagggggaccccgacccccctggggaccccccccccccggcgggacccccccggggacGGGGACCccctgtgggagcagctgcGGCGCCTGGAGGCCGGGGTGACCCGGCTGCTgcttggggagggggcagccccagcaccgGTGAGGgcaactgggagcactgggagcactgggagggactgggagtactgggagtAACtaactgggagtactgggagggactgggagcaactgggagtactgggagggactaactgggagggactgggagaaactgggagcactgggagcactgggagcactgggagggactgggagtactgggagtAACtaactgggagtactgggagggactgggagcaactgggagtactgggagcaactgggagtactgggagtactgggagcaactgggagtactgggagggactaactgggagtactgggagcaactgggagtactgggagtactgggagggactgggagtactgggagtaactaactgggagcactgggagggactgggagtaCTGGAGTAACtaactgggagtactgggagggactgggagtactgggagcaactgggagtactgggagtactgggagtactgggagcAACTTGGGAgtactgggagtactgggagtactgggagtAACtaactgggaatactgggagggactgggagggactgggagtactgggagggactaactgggagggactgggaggaactgggagcactgggagcactgggagggactgggagtactgggagtAACtaactgggagtactgggagtAACTGAGAGgaactgggagtactgggagcaactgggagtactgggagggactgggagcaactgggagtactgggagcaactgggagtactgggagtactgggagggactgggagtactgggagtAACTAACTGGGaggactgggagcaactgggagcactgggaggactgggagggactgggagtactgggagtAACTAactgggaggactgggagggactgggagcaactgggagtactgggagtactgggagtAACtaactgggagtactgggagcaactgggagtactgggagggactaactgggagtactgggagcaactgggagtactgggaggCACTAACTGGGAGTACTGAGAGTAACtaactgggagtactgggagggactgggagcaactgggagtactgggagtAACtaactgggagtactgggagcAACTTGGAGGTACTGGGAGAAACtaactgggaatactgggagtAACtaactgggaatactgggagtactgggagcgactgggagtactgggagtAACTAACTGTgagtactgggagggactgggagcaactgggagtactgggaggTACtaactgggagtactgggagcaactgggagtactgggagcaactgggagtactgggagtactgggagtAACtaactgggaatactgggagggactaactgagagtgactgggagggactgggagcaactgggagtaCTGGAGGGACtaactgggaatactgggagtactgggaggGACTAACTGGGAGCAACTTGGAGGAACTGGGGGGAAGTGGGAAGAACTGGGAGGAACCAAGGGgaactgggagtactgggaggaactgggaggaacCTGGGGTAACTGGCAgtactgggaggcactgggagttactgggaggaactgggagtaactgggagtactgggagggactgggagtaactgggagtactgggaggaactgggagggactgggagtaactgggagggactgggagtaACTGGGAgagtactgggagggactgggagtaATTgagaggaactgggagggactgggaggaactAACTAGGAGTACTCAGAgtactgggaggaactgggggtaactgggaggaactggggagTCTGGGGGGAGTAactgggggttctgggggagGGGTCCTCATTgccccccaccctcccaggtcctggcagggaacGAGGCCGTTTGGAGTcgcccccccccctcccccgcccccccagccccaggtgagccccccgggacccccccgccgcccccccccGGCAGTGATGGGAGGGGGGGGCTCCCCTCCCCCCGTCACAGCACCCAGGGGTGACCCCCAcatcccctccccccccccaggGAGGACCCCGcggtgggggaggaggaggaggaggaagaggagagacCCCTGAGCCCCCGGGAGCTGCGGGAGAGGGTCCTGCGAGAGGTGGGGGGCAGGGCGGGGGTCCTGGCACCCGAGGGGGGTCCTGGCACCCATTGAGGGGGGTCCTGGCACCCGTGGGGGGTCCTGGCACCCTTGGGGGAGTCCTGGGACATGGGTGGGGGTCCTGGCACCCCATTGAGGCGTGTCCTGGCAcccgtgggggggtccctggcACCCattggggggggtcctggcacccattggggggggtcctgggacATGGGTGGGGGGTCCCAAAGCCATGGGTGGGGGTCTCAGGGCCATAGGTGGTGTCCTGAGACATGGGTGGGGTCCCAGATCTATGGTGGGTAGGGGTCCCAACGACATGGGTGGGGTCCCAGATCTATAGGTGGGGGTCCCAGGACTATGGGGAGGGTCCTGGTGCCATGGGTGGGGTCCCAGATCTAtgggtgggggtcccagggcCATGGGTGGGGGTCCCAGATCTAtgggtgggggtcccagggcCATGGGTGGGGTCCCAGATCTAtgggtgggggtcccagggcCATGGGTGGGGGTCCCAGATCTAtgggtgggggtcccagggcCATGGGTGGGGGTCCCAGATCTATGGGTGGGGTCCCGGTGCCATGGGAGGGGTCCCACAGCCATGGGTGGGGGGTCGCAGGGccatggggggggggggtcccgatgCCATGGGTGGGGTCCGGGACACCTGGGCCCCCCCCCCTAAGCCCCCTCCTCCCACAGGTGCTGAGCCGCgagggacccctccccaccccccggctgaatttggggggtccccgCGACCCCCCCGAGCCCtgagcccccccccccctcccccaccgGACGTCGGGGTcccccccacccacccacccccgTTCCTGTCCTCCCCCACCCCGTTCCCATGGAAACCAAGTCAATATTTGGGGCGGTCGCGGTCGCGTTGCCCCCGCAACGGCCAAACTTCCCAAAACAGCCCGAAACGGCCCAAAACGAgcggggggggggagggggacgtgggggggaggggggggggggcgcCGCCCTTTGtcccccgtgtcaccccccccacgggctggggacacacgTGGGTGCCCCTCCCCCCttctggggacaccccggggaccccccagagccccccccccaccccccccccg comes from the Anomalospiza imberbis isolate Cuckoo-Finch-1a 21T00152 unplaced genomic scaffold, ASM3175350v1 scaffold_331, whole genome shotgun sequence genome and includes:
- the LOC137466613 gene encoding proline-, glutamic acid- and leucine-rich protein 1-like; translation: LRGGSRGSRGSRGALAEAERERGRRRERQRRLRSFLAAKERPRPRPALVHGCPPPPARPHPKPRDPPETPGDPPEGVGEGLEPPKNEEEEEEEEEEETWMDGEAQTFSQFLLLTEQHRQLQELQQQVEQLRAAVAAAETPEEPGGPPGDPEFEIRELREQERQGREQLEQLRAGLGELLAQLEEGQGDPDPPGDPPPPAGPPRGRGPPVGAAAAPGGRGDPAAAWGGGSPSTGEGNWEHWEHWEGLGVLGVTNWEYWEGLGATGSTGRD